Within the Mucilaginibacter sp. CSA2-8R genome, the region ACACAGATAGAAGAGTATGTACCGAAGCACACACCTACTAACAGTGCAAACGAAAATCCGCGGATTACATCGCCACCAAATACGAACAGAACGATTAGCACAAAGATAACAGTTAAGGCTGTAATAATAGTACGGCTTAATGTGCTATTAATAGCCTGATTAACTACTACCGACGGATCATCGGTTTTAGAATGATGCAGGTTGAGGAACTCACGGATACGGTCAAACACTACTACAGTATCATTAATTGAGTAACCGATAACGGTTAGTATAGCCGCAATAAATGCCTGGTCAATATCTAAAGCAAATGGTAATAAGCCTTTAAAAAGCGAGAAGAATGAAAGCACAAGCAAAGCATCGTGAGCTGTAGCCACCATCGCACCCATACTAAACTGCCATCTGCGGAAACGTATCAATATGTAAGCCGATATCACCAGGATAGCGATAATTACTGTCCAGATAGAAGAACGTTTGATATCATTAGCAATGGTAGGACCTACTTTTTGTGAACTTAAGATTTTGAAACTTGGCGAAATCTTAGCTAAGCCCTGGCGTACGGTACTTTCTACTTTATTGTCGCCGGTGGTAGTGTTATCGTCTATTAGGTAGTTGGTGGTAATACGCACCTGATTTGCTCCACCAAAAGATTTAACCTCTGTACCGCGATTAAGCAGTGCGTCCAGTTGGTTGTGTACCTCTTCGGTAGATACGTTTTTGTCAAAACGAACCACATAAGTACGGCCACCCTGAAAATCAACACCGTAATCAAAACCTCTGGTTAACATTGATGCTACACCAAGCAGAATGAAGATACCAGAGAAGGCATAAAATTTAAAGCGGTTTTTTACAAAGGCAAAGTTCGAACCTTTGAACAGATTAGCGCTCCAGGCATTCGATACTTTGATATCCATGTTTTTGTCCAGCATCCACTCGAAAATTACACGGGTAATTAACAGCGAACAGAACAATGAAGTGACAATACCAATCATCAAGGTAGTAGCAAAACCCTGGATTGGGCCTGAACCAAAGATGAACAAAATTAAACCGGTTAAGAAGCTACTGATCTGCGAGTCAAGAATTGATGACAATGCGTGTTTGTAACCATCGGCGATGGCTATACGTTTTGATTTGCCTGCAGCTAACTCTTCGCGTACGCGTTCATAAATCAGTACGTTGGCATCTACCGATATACCTAAAATGAGTACAATACCTGCTATACCTGGCAAGGTAAGTACTGCACCAAGGCTGGTTAATACACCCATCAAAAAGAATACGTTCACAAATACAGCAACGTCAGCCACTATACCGGCATTGTTGTAATAGATGATCATGAACACCAATACCACGGCCAAACCAACCGCACATGACATTAAACCGTCGTTAATTGCTTCCTGACCTAAAGATGGACCAACGATATCTTCTGATACGATGCGGGCAGGGGCTGGTAAACGACCGGCTTTTAATACGTTAGCTAAGTCTTTAGTTTCATCTTGGGTAAAGTTACCACTGATAGACGAACGACCGCCAGAAATTTCGTTGCTTACCCGTGGAGCTGATACTACGTTATCGTCTAACACAATGGCGATAGAGCGGTTGTCGTTTTCATCACCAGGGTTACCTGCTGCTTCTGCAGTGGCACGTCTCCAAGACTTAGCACCTTCGGAGTTCATTTCCATGGTAACTTCGTAGCCGCCGCTGTTTTGATCTAAATCACTTTTAGCATCGGTAATTACTTCGCCGCTTAATACCGGGCCATTTTCGGCACCCGATAATTTGATAGCATATAATTGCACGGCCTTGTTGCCTTGAGCAGGTTTCGCACCCCACAACAGTTTCATGTTTTTAGGAAGCACCGCTTGTACTTCAGGGCTTTTAAGGTAGTTATTAACTTTAGCAGTATCGGTAACAGCAGAAATACCTACGGCAGGGCCCGGAATTAACTGCGGGCCTTGAGGGCCTTGTCCAACCGACGGATTTAAAACCGCAAATAATGGAGCGGTTTCGGCTAACTTAGATTTGTTTTTTAAGCTGGCAGCAGACGTATCTTTAGCAGCGCTTTGTTTTACCTTGCTTAATAACGAACCGCCATTTTTAGCAGTATCGGCAGCCGCAGTTGCAGCAGGTGCCGCTGTTGTGTCTTTTTTAGTGACTGTTTTATTTTTAGCAGCCAGGATACCATTGATGTTGTTAAGTAATGGGTAAACTTCCTGATTGTCATAAGTGGCATAAAACTCCAGTTTTGCAGAGCCTTGTAACAGTTTGCGTACACGCTCTTTGTTAGACTCAGATACACCCGGAAGTTCTA harbors:
- the secDF gene encoding protein translocase subunit SecDF codes for the protein MQGKGVIKFFAVLLALVCLYQLSFTWVTRSVEADARNYAKGNSEKEKAYLDSISSQPVYPLFKHSFQYCKDRELALGLDLKGGMNVTMQISLSELIRSLANNNADVTFNQALHNADVIAKTSPENYIDIFMREYKKLAPNGKLAPIFSTQSNQSNLKFDATNSQVESYLRDQSNAAVTQSFNILRNRIDKFGVTSPNIQQQAGNRILVELPGVSESNKERVRKLLQGSAKLEFYATYDNQEVYPLLNNINGILAAKNKTVTKKDTTAAPAATAAADTAKNGGSLLSKVKQSAAKDTSAASLKNKSKLAETAPLFAVLNPSVGQGPQGPQLIPGPAVGISAVTDTAKVNNYLKSPEVQAVLPKNMKLLWGAKPAQGNKAVQLYAIKLSGAENGPVLSGEVITDAKSDLDQNSGGYEVTMEMNSEGAKSWRRATAEAAGNPGDENDNRSIAIVLDDNVVSAPRVSNEISGGRSSISGNFTQDETKDLANVLKAGRLPAPARIVSEDIVGPSLGQEAINDGLMSCAVGLAVVLVFMIIYYNNAGIVADVAVFVNVFFLMGVLTSLGAVLTLPGIAGIVLILGISVDANVLIYERVREELAAGKSKRIAIADGYKHALSSILDSQISSFLTGLILFIFGSGPIQGFATTLMIGIVTSLFCSLLITRVIFEWMLDKNMDIKVSNAWSANLFKGSNFAFVKNRFKFYAFSGIFILLGVASMLTRGFDYGVDFQGGRTYVVRFDKNVSTEEVHNQLDALLNRGTEVKSFGGANQVRITTNYLIDDNTTTGDNKVESTVRQGLAKISPSFKILSSQKVGPTIANDIKRSSIWTVIIAILVISAYILIRFRRWQFSMGAMVATAHDALLVLSFFSLFKGLLPFALDIDQAFIAAILTVIGYSINDTVVVFDRIREFLNLHHSKTDDPSVVVNQAINSTLSRTIITALTVIFVLIVLFVFGGDVIRGFSFALLVGVCFGTYSSICVATPIMLDFGGKKLNA